DNA sequence from the Glycine soja cultivar W05 chromosome 18, ASM419377v2, whole genome shotgun sequence genome:
tcacataaaataaaacccacTTATGACAAATAACTAATAcaattgtcttataatattagtccacattaattatttgaatagaaaattccaacaaaaatattttaaaatatccaaTTTGATTCctaatcttaaaatatattttaaaaattttgataatcaaattgaatctttcaaaaagtttggaatcaaattaaatattctaaTCTTTAGTAATAAAACAATGACCAGTTGGGGGTATGTGTCACCTCCTCCAATTTTTGACAATAATATAATCCACCTTCCTTTCCCGGCTTCAACTCTGCTTCTCTTTTCTTCCAACCATTTCCTTTTGGTAATCCCTACATGTCCCAATTTAtgctttcttcatttttttcttttcaaaatccaagcttttttcttcttcccgcGCTACCTACCTATACTAGCTCTACACCTCCGAGCTACCAAACCTATAAGGTCACGTCGCTAAAAACCTATTGAAGAAGCACTATGTTCTATTTCTTCTCTCTATTTCatgctttcttttccttttgggtTTCGGTTGTTTCAAAATCCACAAATTACGCTTCTCCTCTAGCTAGCTCGATTGTTTTCTATTCTACTAGATTGTTTTCTATTCTactttttagtttcaattttaattttaccttCCATTTTTTGATACCATTTTTGTttcctcttctctcttttctctaatgcattttcatttttaaaaattgattgtgttttgttttgcaAGTAGGTACATGGGAATCAAAGAGGTCATAGAAGATGAACAAGCTCCAACCGTGTGCGTTAACAAATATTGGCAAGGATTTGAAATTCATttcccatattttttttctttacttctcTCACTcatgtttttttctattttttagtctcatgttttttctttgttctaCCTTTCAATATGCATTTTTATTCCTTGAAATTGACctagttgtttctttttttcttttctgcaaaTGACAAAGAGAAAAccatctttcttttatttgttttttttctgcAAGTTGCATTTTCTACTCTCTTTTTTTGCCAGATGGGTTGCAACTTGTACGTTTGATGAAATACCCAAATAAACTTTGAattttctaaactttttttgTCTAGCCTTGTGAAATTGCTCTATTTTGTTGATACTGGACTACCCTTTGTGGCAAAAAAAATTTGTGAGTACATGTACTTTATTTGTAGAGTAGAGGATTTGGTTAGAGTAAATATTGTTACTTGGGCTGAACCAAAAAGATTGAGTGTGGAATGAGAGTTTTTTCACAGGAATCTATGATGTTTTGCAGGTATGACTATTTTGGGTATGGGCAACCATCAGGGAAGGTTTGTCTTTATATGAAATGTTTGTTCGTGTTGAATCATGATTCGTCATGCTTAATTTTGGATAGTGGTAGAGTTGTAAACATACATGCTAATGAACATTGTTTTGCCTGAACTGTAGCCAAGTGAGCAGAATACATGTTCAAACATTGAGGCTACATACAAGTGTCTAGAAGAGAGTTATGGTGCCAAACAGGAAGACATAATCCTTTATGGATAATCTGTTGGCAGTGGCCCAACTTTGGATCTTGCAGCTAGGTTGCCTTAATTAAGAGTTGTTGTTCTACACTGTTCTATACTCTCTGGCTTAAGGATCAGAatatttttactctaattatatattttaatcatattaCTTTCTGCATTGTCCAAtacattttaatgaaaaaaatattttgatgataattatttaattatttcttaatcaataacatacatttgtttttctttttatagtttaaagattcatatatattttcaatccATTTTCCTCCACTATACAAGGGATGCTGATCTccctattttttaatcataagaaAAAGGATCAACAAAAAAAGCTTGTCACTTTAGTTGAATTTGAGGTGTGAGCATTCCTCAACATTTGATTTTCAAGTGCAGAGAGTTTGACGAATCAATATCTTGGTAAATGTTGCTGTGAAAATGTCATCATTCCCATAAAAGATCACCATGAATATTTTGACATAATGTTatacttttttctattttcataaagTAATCAACTTTAGTAATGTAAACCCCCATGTTTGACATgataacaaatttataaatgtcatgattttcttaatatttggcTGGAAGGCATAGGTGGGTTGAATATGCAGAGAAGACTAGATATAATGCCTCCCAAGTTCCACCAGAATGGCATGGTTGGCTCCACTTCATAATTGATCTCACAGGAGGTGAGgtaattcttttcttttgtatttaCTTCCTTGGTAATGCCTTATAGTATGAAAATCTGAATGCctgagataataataataataataataataataataataatgtaatgaaATGGTTGCAGCTTCTTTTACTGAAACCAAAAAGGTATGGTGCTGAACACAAAGAAAATTGGTCAGGAGAAGTTAAACAGTATATCTCAGGCCTCatttgcacaagtttttttttataagaagctCTATTTCGTTttgcagatttttttttaattgaaaagttGTTTCAATTGTGAAATTAGGGATCCACAGGTTGAAGGAGAAATTGGGCTGATATTCACGAAGACAATGATATTTTGTAGCAACGGCTACATAATATTGTTAGACAATGACAAGAACTACTGTAAAATGGAGATTGAACTAAAGGCTCAAATGATTGTTAGAATTGAAATCATggaaatgtgaagcacctctgATGCTCAACTCAAGGACCATGTTAATAATGCCAACAAGCTTCAGGTGTACATTCAAACTTTTATATATGCATTAGGACTCCAAAGTCTGAGCTGATCTATCCCCATCGTTTGAAagaaaatgattctttttttttccatttttactaGAAAGAACTACATAGTCTTAGACATTTAATTGTGTTTTCTTATGATAACAACTATGTAACATAGTTTGGTGTGTCAGATGCAATTGTTTTATTACTGATAACTAAATGAGacatttatacttaaaatatcTGTTTTAACTTACATTGTTTGTCAattgtaaaactttttttaactgGCTCTGCAGGAGCAACCTTGTAAAAGGGAGCACACAATTCAAACGTAGGTGCTGTTTTTTACATTTGTTTGGTTGAGGAATTGTTCGAGGTTGATGTAAACTTTCAAGTTGTTGTCTTTTATATTTGTGTTACTTGATTATCTTTGTCTTGCTTTTGATAAGCTGAAGTATTCTGCTAGGATAAGAAAGAAAGGATAGCTTAAGAAGACTACTGCAGTGAAAATGCTTTGGTGTCTTCGAACccccactactaaaaaaaaggctttctaCATTGCTCAATTAATATCGGTTATtgcgaaaaccgatgttaatgaaagTGCAgaggcatttttgtaaataaatggagttacttaacatcggttttagaaaaactgatgttaactacttcatgttaacatcgattatttaaataaccgatgttaacatgatgttaagatgaatatgttaacatcggttttgacaaaatcgatgttaacttcggttttgacaaaaccgatgttaacatcatagatttaacatcagttttttcaaaaccgatgttaaggagttgatcttaacatcggttttttaaaaaaccaatgttacctagttgatgttaacatcgattttctaaaaaccaatgttaactataTTCAGTTAACATCGGGTAtccttaaaaaaccgatgttgttatgtttataagttaaaacGTTGAAGAAATTTCACAACCCGCACACTTGAAAACCCTGCACTcgttcttctctttctcttcccgCTTGAAATCTGTCGGAAACCACTCGCTCGATACCCACATTGTCCCACATTGTTTTCAATACTGCCGGAAACCGCTCTCTCGAACCCACAGAACCCCCTATCGAAGAAAACTTAAAGAAAACCCTACACTGCTCTTGGAACTGTGGCTCAAAGAAAACCCTACATACACTCCTCCGCTAGGTACTAGGGTGCTGAAACAGTTGGTGTTAGTCACTTTTCCGCGAGGTACTAGGGTGTTGAAACACTCGTGGGTGATCAAAGCTCAAAGCTTTCTCTGCGAGGTACTAGGGTACTAGCTAGCTGCCTAtaatttggctttttgttgccaATAGTTGTGTATGTATTGGCCAGGTTCAGTTCC
Encoded proteins:
- the LOC114397019 gene encoding uncharacterized protein LOC114397019 yields the protein LAGRHRWVEYAEKTRYNASQVPPEWHGWLHFIIDLTGGELLLLKPKRYGAEHKENWSGEVKQDPQVEGEIGLIFTKTMIFCSNGYIILLDNDKNYCKMEIELKAQMIVRIEIMEM